Proteins co-encoded in one Salvia splendens isolate huo1 chromosome 4, SspV2, whole genome shotgun sequence genomic window:
- the LOC121800796 gene encoding uncharacterized protein LOC121800796 has protein sequence MDHVIYVDDVVEVTKKKFSSLKPHEAVDAEVIDVWASYLNGMETYNVVERRASWEKSEAELTFCDEIDGQFNGAGRFDITHYDLIFFPIYSKRHYYLVCFSLKTGVADVLDQVVPENGILDRAKYGRDLDLLVSILCELD, from the exons ATGGATCATGTTATTTACGTTGACGATGTTGTGGAAGTTACTAAAAAGAAATTTAGCTCGCTGAAGCCACATGAGGCTGTTGACGCTGAAGTTATCGATGTTTGGGCTTCTTATCTGAATGGCATGGAG ACATACAATGTGGTTGAACGGAGAGCTAGTTGGGAAAAATCTGAAGCTGAATTAACATTCTGCGATGAAATAGATGGTCAATTCAACGGCGCTGGACGTTTTGACATCACACATTATGATTTG ATTTTTTTCCCTATATATTCAAAGAGGCATTACTATTTGGTGTGCTTTTCATTGAAGACTGGGGTTGCGGATGTGCTAGACCAGGTTGTGCCCGAGAACGGTATTCTAGATCGGGCCAAATATGGGAGGGACTTGGATCTACTAGTAAGTATACTGTGTGAACTGGATTGA
- the LOC121800797 gene encoding protein FAR1-RELATED SEQUENCE 9-like, with product MVDEMNEKEIGDILISIIPYAVNPDCRPYMKPYISQVFETLDEGISFYEAYANECRFDTRRFGHKYSNGVKTWQTIYSTDPGSPCYVVSNLVDQHNHEMVDKKHVQYMKSNRILGDIHYKFMQDCSKANIGPTMTFNLLKEFLGGYDAVGCTVTDIRNGKRDILYCMVFGPFTGKDNHGCPITFGAGFVSNEGADTFSWLLSELSILPEKVPKRILANEELKKDLDSCIRSELLEPEEFEETWLTIVDQYGLQNKFWFTTMFTQREYWIPAYFRDFPMGSLLKTPSFSESENSFFKSALDAQRSITERLDFSYASKVPILSTELFFEKHSAAMCTDRIFQQVQEEIVEAHRRCRMSHFEMEYNTEIYTIMDNHRNKGVVRHEVGTESYHCDCMLFLRRGILCSHIFWLFKNHDVKEIPGTYIGTRWLKTPLLKSVHNDPSEEASTSADSQVDDKRVAATKLHSLYFYLFQRAQSNGDDIFALFDGMEKLSHKLFGDTVPSVSSIGKAQMIENLYGLTRPNVVSVHPPNVVSTKGSCSTSGRRIQSSVEKAIILQNKPKR from the exons ATGGTAGATGAAATGAATGAAAAGGAAATAGGGGACATACTGATCTCGATTATTCCAT ATGCAGTTAACCCAGATTGCAGACCCTACATGAAACCTTACATTAGTCAGGTGTTTGAAACATTAGACGAAggaatttccttttatgaagCATACGCCAACGAATGCCGTTTTGATACTCGTAGATTCGGACACAAATACTCAAATGGTGTCAAAACCTGGCAGACTATT TATTCAACCGATCCTGGCAGTCCTTGCTATGTTGTCAGCAACTTGGTAGACCAACACAATCACGAGATGGTCGATAAAAAGCACGTCCAATACATGAAATCCAACCGCATCCTTGGGGATATCCATTATAAATTCATGCAGGACTGCTCAAAGGCCAACATTGGACCTACAATGACTTTCAATTTATTGAAGGAGTTCTTGGGTGGCTACGATGCGGTGGGTTGCACCGTTACTGACATACGGAATGGCAAGCGCGACATATT GTATTGCATGGTGTTTGGGCCATTCACTGGAAAAGACAACCACGGATGCCCTATTACGTTTGGTGCCGGATTCGTGTCAAATGAGGGAGCTGACACATTTTCTTGGTTGCTCAGTGAGTTGTCAATT CTTCCTGAAAAGGTTCCCAAAAGAATACTTGCTAACgaagagttgaagaaggatttgGACTCTTGTATACGGTCTGAATTGTTGGAGCCAGAGGAATTTGAAGAAACTTGGCTGACCATTGTGGACCAATATGgtttacaaaataaattttgGTTCACTACCATGTTCACACAACGAGAGTACTGGATTCCAGCATATTTTAGGGATTTCCCAATGGGGTCGTTGTTGAAGACACCATCATTCTCTGAGTCCGAGAACAGCTTTTTCAAAAG TGCATTGGATGCTCAACGTAGCATAACTGAAAGGCTCGATTTCTCTTATGCTTCAAAAGTCCCCATCCTGTCAACAGAGCTTTTCTTTGAGAAACACTCAGCGGCTATGTGTACAGATCGCATCTTTCAGCAAGTTCAAGAAGAGATCGTCGAGGCTCATCGTCGTTGCAGAATGTCTCACTTTGAGATGGAGTACAATACTGAGATTTACACAATAATGGACAACCATCGAAACAAAGGTGTCGTTCGTCATGAAGTTGGCACCGAATCGTACCACTGCGATTGCATGTTGTTTCTGCGGCGTGGAATATTATGTTCCCACATTTTTTGGTTGTTCAAAAACCATGACGTGAAAGAAATACCAGGAACATATATTGGTACAAGGTGGTTGAAGACGCCTTTGTTGAAATCAGTACACAATGATCCGAGCGAGGAGGCATCGACATCTGCAG ATTCCCAAGTCGATGATAAACGTGTTGCAGCAACCAAACTACATTCgttatacttttatttatttcaacgAGCACAGAGCAATGGCGACGACATTTTTGCATTATTCGACGGAATGGAAAAATTAAGTCATAAACTCTTCGGTGATACAGTACCTTCCGTGTCTTCCATAGGTAAAGCACAGATGATTGAGAACCTGTATGGGTTAACTCGACCAAACGTTGTTAGCGTGCACCCTCCTAATGTAGTGAGTACAAAGGGATCTTGCAGCACTTCTGGAAGAAGAATTCAATCATCAGTAGAGAAGGCTATCATACTACAGAACAAACCTAAGAGGTGA
- the LOC121801600 gene encoding vacuolar protein-sorting-associated protein 37 homolog 1-like isoform X1 translates to MKHLILFLVWYFDQTTDDLDFFKVMFKNFWGSQEPQPQGRPQEMSTDSWNPPSVISSSSSSRPTTPGSSTSGSFGVSRPNDRPNSLSSVSPAEAAGLIAMLKDKSVDELRKLLSDKDAYQNLLHSLEPVKTQNRVRDELRNETLQLARENLEKEPRIMELRNQCRIIRTTELAAAQEKFHELERKKDENLKYYSPSSLIHRLQDAMSKTEEESEAMHQQLLNREIDLSSFVQKYKKMRHTHHKRALTHLATKTCATG, encoded by the exons ATGAAACATCTGATTCTCTTTCTTGTTTGGTATTTTGATCAAACCACCGACGACTTAGACTTCTTCAAAGTCATGTTCAAGAATTTCTG GGGCTCTCAGGAGCCGCAACCTCAGGGCCGTCCCCAGGAAATGTCCACAGACTCATGGAATCCACCTTCCGTCATTAGTTCATCCAGCTCCTCGCGCCCTACAACGCCTGGATCCAGTACATCTGGCAGCTTTGGCGTGTCAAGACCGAATGACCGACCAAATTCTTTATCAAGCGTCTCACCTGCAGAGGCTGCGGGCCTCATTGCTATGTTAAAAGATAAGAG TGTTGATGAGCTGAGAAAGCTTCTATCAGACAAGGATGCGTATCAGAATCTGTTGCATTCGCTGGAACCTGTCAAAACACAAAATAGG GTCAGAGATGAACTCAGGAATGAAACACTGCAGCTAGCAA GAGAGAATCTGGAAAAGGAACCACGTATAATGGAGCTAAGGAATCAG TGCAGAATAATCCGAACTACAGAACTGGCTGCTGCTCAAGAAAAATTTCATGAACTTGAAAGAAAAAAGGATGAAAATCTCAAGTACTATTCTCCCTCATCACTCATCCATCGGCTCCAAG ATGCGATGAGTAAGACAGAAGAGGAGTCCGAGGCCATGCACCAGCAGCTCCTTAATAGAGAAATCGATCTTTCATCCTTCGTACAGAAATACAAGAAAATGCGGCATACTCATCATAAACGCGCTCTTACCCACCTCGCCACCAAGACTTGTGCAACCGGCTGA
- the LOC121801600 gene encoding vacuolar protein-sorting-associated protein 37 homolog 1-like isoform X2: MSTDSWNPPSVISSSSSSRPTTPGSSTSGSFGVSRPNDRPNSLSSVSPAEAAGLIAMLKDKSVDELRKLLSDKDAYQNLLHSLEPVKTQNRVRDELRNETLQLARENLEKEPRIMELRNQCRIIRTTELAAAQEKFHELERKKDENLKYYSPSSLIHRLQDAMSKTEEESEAMHQQLLNREIDLSSFVQKYKKMRHTHHKRALTHLATKTCATG; encoded by the exons ATGTCCACAGACTCATGGAATCCACCTTCCGTCATTAGTTCATCCAGCTCCTCGCGCCCTACAACGCCTGGATCCAGTACATCTGGCAGCTTTGGCGTGTCAAGACCGAATGACCGACCAAATTCTTTATCAAGCGTCTCACCTGCAGAGGCTGCGGGCCTCATTGCTATGTTAAAAGATAAGAG TGTTGATGAGCTGAGAAAGCTTCTATCAGACAAGGATGCGTATCAGAATCTGTTGCATTCGCTGGAACCTGTCAAAACACAAAATAGG GTCAGAGATGAACTCAGGAATGAAACACTGCAGCTAGCAA GAGAGAATCTGGAAAAGGAACCACGTATAATGGAGCTAAGGAATCAG TGCAGAATAATCCGAACTACAGAACTGGCTGCTGCTCAAGAAAAATTTCATGAACTTGAAAGAAAAAAGGATGAAAATCTCAAGTACTATTCTCCCTCATCACTCATCCATCGGCTCCAAG ATGCGATGAGTAAGACAGAAGAGGAGTCCGAGGCCATGCACCAGCAGCTCCTTAATAGAGAAATCGATCTTTCATCCTTCGTACAGAAATACAAGAAAATGCGGCATACTCATCATAAACGCGCTCTTACCCACCTCGCCACCAAGACTTGTGCAACCGGCTGA